In Micromonospora sp. WMMA1363, a genomic segment contains:
- a CDS encoding flavin reductase family protein gives MDIATSGHTPCETSVAHVTVTPSILYFGTPVALLSTENENGSFNLAPMSSAWALGQVIVLGLGVEGQTAHNLRSRPDLVINLPTPAQWPAVERLAPLTGRTPIPAHKRGTFRFEPDKFAAAGLRPEPAELVRPPRVAECPIQLEACAARVQPDVSGAFLIVEAHVLKVHADPRVVIPDSQHIDPAAWSPLIYSFRHYYGLGPELGRSFRSQTPRRSNCPAPTTA, from the coding sequence ATGGACATCGCGACATCCGGCCACACACCCTGCGAAACGTCGGTCGCCCATGTGACGGTCACACCGAGCATCCTGTATTTCGGAACGCCGGTCGCACTGCTCTCGACCGAAAACGAGAACGGTTCCTTCAATCTGGCGCCGATGTCCTCGGCCTGGGCACTCGGCCAGGTGATCGTCCTCGGCCTGGGCGTCGAGGGGCAGACCGCGCACAACCTCCGCAGCCGTCCCGATCTGGTGATCAACCTTCCCACGCCCGCCCAGTGGCCGGCGGTGGAACGACTGGCGCCGCTGACCGGGCGCACCCCGATCCCCGCGCACAAACGCGGCACCTTCAGGTTCGAGCCGGACAAGTTCGCCGCTGCCGGCCTACGACCTGAGCCCGCCGAGCTGGTGCGGCCGCCCCGAGTCGCCGAATGCCCCATCCAGCTGGAGGCCTGCGCGGCCCGCGTCCAGCCGGACGTCTCCGGAGCATTCCTCATCGTCGAAGCCCACGTGCTCAAGGTCCACGCCGATCCGCGTGTCGTCATCCCCGACTCCCAGCACATCGACCCGGCCGCATGGAGCCCGCTGATCTACAGCTTTCGCCACTACTACGGACTCGGCCCCGAACTCGGCCGCAGCTTCCGCTCCCAGACACCCCGGCGAAGCAACTGCCCCGCCCCTACCACGGCGTAG
- a CDS encoding helix-turn-helix domain-containing protein: MRPNDAQVAGPDLAALAGLLADATRASFCLALLDGRAWTAIELARHAGVAASTATEHLNLLVGGGLLAQERQGRHRYVRLADPDTAQLIENLAAMAPRRATPSRSLSAVNRSRALARARTCYDHLAGALGVTITEAMTGRGLLDWERGLTLTGIGTVWLSELGIASALATRRPPVRSCLDWTERRPHLAGAVGAAICRHAFDSRWITRIGTSRAVALTDAGRRALQDHLGLSDDMHTSVR, encoded by the coding sequence ATGAGACCCAATGACGCGCAGGTCGCGGGTCCGGACCTGGCCGCGCTGGCTGGGCTGCTGGCCGACGCCACTCGCGCAAGCTTCTGCCTGGCGCTGCTGGACGGACGAGCATGGACCGCGATCGAATTGGCGCGCCACGCCGGGGTGGCCGCCTCGACCGCGACCGAGCACTTGAATCTCCTCGTCGGGGGAGGATTGCTTGCGCAGGAGCGCCAGGGCCGGCATCGCTACGTTCGCCTTGCCGATCCCGACACGGCCCAACTGATCGAAAACCTTGCCGCGATGGCTCCTCGACGTGCCACTCCGTCTCGTTCACTGTCCGCCGTCAACCGCAGCCGGGCACTGGCCCGCGCCCGCACGTGCTACGACCACCTTGCGGGCGCTCTCGGAGTCACGATCACCGAGGCGATGACCGGTCGAGGGCTGCTGGACTGGGAGCGGGGGCTGACGCTCACCGGCATCGGGACCGTCTGGCTGAGCGAACTCGGCATCGCATCAGCGCTCGCCACGCGCCGTCCGCCGGTCCGCTCGTGCCTGGACTGGACGGAACGCCGCCCTCATCTGGCCGGTGCCGTCGGTGCCGCCATCTGCCGGCACGCCTTCGACTCCCGCTGGATCACTCGGATCGGCACCAGCCGCGCCGTCGCTCTCACCGACGCCGGCCGACGCGCGCTCCAGGACCACCTCGGCCTGTCCGACGACATGCATACTTCCGTCAGGTGA